The genomic interval CGTTCCTGCCCGCCTTCCGCTCCCTGAACAACCCCCAGACCACCTGGAGCGGCTACAACTACCAGGGATTCCTGAACCGCGTCCTGCAATACGCCCGCGCCACCACCGACCCCAGCATCACCCCCGAACAGACCAACCGCAAACGCGAACAGGTCCTCTCGGACATCCTGACCGCCGCCCACCAGGCCACCGGCGACCACCCGGACTCCATGTTCGCCGAACTCCCGGAACGGGAACGCGACGCCGGCGTGCGCCTGAACGACATCGCGCCCCTCGTCAGAAGCGGCACCCCCGCCGACGCCGCACAGGCCGTCCGCATCGCCGAACAACTCAACGCCGCCGCCCACACCCACCTGACCCTCGTCCGCAACCAGCTGAGCCGCAACCTGCAATTCATGCAGATCACCGTCCTGCTCGCCGCACTCATCAGCGGCACCCTCGGCTCCGCCCTGATCCTGCGCTCCCTGAACGCCGCCCGCCGCGAACAGGACGCCCGCCACGCCCGCGAAACCCAGCACCGCGAAGCCCTCAGCATGGCCGCCCACGAACTCCGCCGCCCCCTGCAGGCCCTGCTGCTCGCCACCGACGCCCTGCGCGGCACCGAGAACCTCCGCATGCGCGAACAGCTGCTCCGCCGCATCGAAGATCAGGCCGCGCAACTCGCCGTACGCACCGACCTCGAACGCCTCGAACTGATGTACACCAACATCGCCCCCCGCCCCGAACGCACCGACCTGAACGCCCTGCTGACCCGCCTGGAAACCGAACGCGTCCGCACCCGCCGCCCCCCCACCCCCACCCACGTCACCGCCGACCCCAACCACCTGCGCCAGATCCTGGAAAACCTCATCGAGAATGCCCAACGCTACTCACAGGACCTGATCCTCATCACCCTCGACGGCCCCACCCCCGGACACGGCCCCGTGATCCGCGTCCTGGACAACGGCCCCGGCCTGCCCCACGACCTGCTCGAACGTGTGTTCGACGTCGGCTACCGCAAACCCGGCACCCCCCACCGCGAAGGCCAGGGCCTGGGCCTCCCCGTCGCCCGCCGACTCGCCCGCGCCAACCACGCCGACATCACCCTTCACTCCCCCGAAGGCGGCGGCCTCGAAGCGCGCGTCACCTTCCCCGCACCCACCCCGGACCCCACCACCGAACACCCCCACCCCACCCCCACCCCGTAACCCCACACGCCGCACCCCACCCCCCACCCCATGCACTACCCTTGAACCACATGCCCGACGCCCACCCCAACCCCCTCGACCTCACCCACCTCAAGGAACTGCTTGAGGACACCAAGCTGGAACCGCAGAGGGTTACTGAGGAAGCCACCACGCTCTTAACACGGGCGAGGGAATCAGGCGACCTAAAAGCAGAGCACATGCTGTTGTTAGTGCTGGGAGCCGCTCAGATGGAACTGGGCAAGGCGGCCTCTGCTCGCCTCCTTCTTGATGAAGCGCTGGATCTTGCAGGCGACCATTCGGAAATGTGTGCACGGACATACCTAGAGCGACTGCGGTTACTGTTAGGCCACAGCGACAATCTGACTGCACAGGATGATTACACCGCTCTATCAGAACTACTACCTTATTTTACGGATACTGTGGAGCACATCTCAGCGCTCAATGTTCTTGCCGGGGCAGCATATCGCAGAGAAGATCTCGCAGGCACTCTTCAATGGCTTGAGCAGGCTAAGCAGGTAGCTTTAGAGAATCATGATATGGGCAGCTTCGCAAAAGTTGCGGGAAACATGTCAATTCTGTATTCGGACACAGGACAGTTTGCACCAGCTTTGCGCAATGCTCAAGAATTTTTGCGATACAGCACCTCAAAAAATAAGCCCGCCGCAGTTTCTCAGATAGTAGCGACTTACATGACTGTTGATAAGTATCAAGAGGCCGTCGATATAGCCGACGAATATCTGAGTCTTATAGAGATTAATACTCTGAGCAATTCGGATAAACTGCTTCTTAATAATAAAGCCGATTGCCTAATACAATTGAAGCGATTTGATGAGGCGTCTGCCATCATAGAAAACAATAACCTGCACGCTGACGAGAATATGCGCATTAAAATGTATGCGCTGGATACTCTTGGCACCGCCCAGTGGCATCTGCAAGATGTATCTAAATCCAGAATGTGCCTTGCTGAGAGTATAAGACTCTGCTATGAACTGAAGCTGCAACTAGCGAGTGCCAATCCGCTTGTAGGGCTGGCAGAACTGGAACTGGACCATGACGTTTCGCTCGCTCTGAGTTACGGACGGCAGGCGCTGGAAGCACTGGAGGAAGAATCCACGAATCCCAGGCTGTGGTCGCGGGCGCTGCACGTGCTGTCGCGTGGGCATGCGGCGCTCGGGGAGTTCCGGGAGGCGTACGAGTTCGGTGAGCAGCACCGGGCGTTGCAGGCGCGTCTGGACCGTGAAGCGGAGCAGCAGCGCCTGGATGTGGCGTTCGCGGAGTTGGAGGTCGAGCGGACGCAGGTGGTCGCGGAGATTCAGCGGACGGCGCTGGGGCAGGCGCGGGGTGAGGTGGCGGCGCTGCACGCGCATCTGGAGTCGCGGGTGGAGCAGCGGACGCGGGAGCTTCAGGCGGCGAATGAGGAACTGAGTGCGTTCGCGTGGTCGCTCAGTCATTACCTGCGCACGCCGATGCAACTGGTGATGGGGCACGCGGACCTGCTGGTGAGCGTGCCGGAGGCGGAACGGGCCGCGCATGCCGAGGGAATCATGCAGTCCATCGGGCGGATGTCGGAGATGCTGGACGGGTTGCTGCGGTACGCGGAGCGGCATCTGAAGCCGCTGGAGTCGCGGCCGGTGGCGGTGGGTGAGTTGGTGGATCAGGCGTGGACGGAACTGGCGCTGGGTGACGGGGTGCAGTTGGTGGTGAATCCGTTGCCGGTGGTGGTGGGTGATCCGGCGGCGTTGCGGTTGGTGTTCCGGAACCTGCTGGCGAACGCGGCGCAGCATTCGCGTGGTCGGGAGGGCGCGCGGGTGGTGGTGCGGGCCGGTCTGGAGGGGGGCATGCACGTGATCGAGGTGCAGGATAACGGGGTGGGGTTCGATCCGGGGGCGGCGCAGCGGTTGTTCCGGGTGTTCAGTCAGTTGCCGGCCGGGCAGTCGTTCGAGGGGTTGGGGTTGGGGCTGGCGGATGTGTGGCGCGTGGTGATCGCGCATGGTGGGCACGTGCGGACGGAGGGGCGGCCGGGTGAGGGGGCGTCGTTCTTCGTGTACCTGCCGGCAACGCCGGAGTTGGTGCTGGGCGCACCGGCCAGCGCCTGATCTGCCCGGCCCCTGACGGCCGGGGGGTGGGGGTGGCATGCTGGGGCATGTCGCGTTTTGTGTTGCTGTTCCTGCTGGCCGGGTCTGCCCTGGCTGCCGCTCCGGAAGCCCATGCGGGGCCGCCGGCCTTTCTGGTGCAGTTGACGCTGCTTCTGGGCGTGTCGGCGCTGGCGGCGTACCTGTCGTTCCGGTTGCGGCTCATTCCGATCATCGGGTTTCTGGTGGCGGGCGTGGTGGCGGGGCCGGGCGCGCTGGGGTTGATCCGGGATCAGGAACTCATCTCGGCGGCGTCCGAGGTGGGCGTGATGCTGCTGCTGTTCACCATCGGGATCGAGTTCAGTCTGGAGCGGTTGTCGCGGATCGCGCGGCAGATTTTCGTGGGCGGCGGGTTGCAGGTGGGCCTGACGGTGCTGGCGGGCGCGGGGGCGCTGCTGCTGGCGGGGGTGGGCGCGCCGGACGCGGTGTTCACGGGCTGCCTGATCGCGCTGTCGAGCACGGCGATCGTGATGCGTCTGCTGGGCGAGCGTGGCGAGACGAACGGCCCGGCGGGGCAGGTGAGTCTGGGCATCCTGATCTTTCAGGATCTGGCGGTGGTGCTGATGGTGCTGCTGATCCCGATGCTGGCCGGGCAGGGTGGGGGCGCGCTGGGCGTGCTGGTCGCGCTGGCGAAGGCGGGCGGGATCATTGCGTTCGTGCTGATCGCGGCGCGGCGGATCGTGCCGCCCGTCATGGAGGTCGTGGCGCGCACGTGCAGCAGCGAGATCTTCCTGCTGACGGTCGTGGCGCTGTGTTTCGGCACGGCGAGCCTGACGGCCATGGCGGGCGTGAGTCTGGCGCTGGGGGCGTTCCTGGCGGGCCTGCTGGTCAGCGACAGCCGCTACGGGGCGCAGGCGATGGGTGAGATCCTGCCGCTGCAGATTCTGTTCAGCGCGGCGTTCTTCCTGTCGGTGGGGTTGCAGTTGAACCTGGGGTTCCTTGCGGGGAACCTGGGCGTGGTGCTGGGCGCGGCGGCGCTGATCGCGGCCCTGAAGGTGGGGGTGACGTTCGTCAGTGTGCGTCTGCTGGGCGAGTCCACGCGGACGGCGCTGCCCGTGTCGTTCCTGACGGCGCAGGTGGGTGAGTTCTCGTTCGTGCTGGCGACGACGGGCACGGCGCTGGGCCTGAGTTTCGCGGGCATGGGCGCGCAGGGGAGCGGGGTGTTCATCGCGGCGACGGTGCTGCTGATGGCGTTCACGCCCGCACTGAACGCCCTGGCGGACGCGCTGGGCCGCCGCCTGCCTGCCCCGGCACCGGCCAGCGCGGCAGGCGGGTCAGGCGGGGCGGGGCTGGCGGCAGCAGGACCGGGGGGCGGCGAGGCGCACGGCCTGCCGGTCGCGGGGCGGGTGGTGTTCGCCGGGTACGGCGCGCACGCGCGACTCGCGGCCCGCGCCCTGAGCCGCGCGGGCGTGCCGTACAGCGTCATCACCCGCAACCCGGACGGCGCCAGTGAACTGGAGGGCCGGGGGGCGCCCGTGCTGATCGCGGATTACACGCGGGCCGGGCTGCTGCGTGAACTGGAGATCGGCTCGGCCCGCGCGCTGGTGATCGTGGACGACGACACCGAGATGACGGAACGGACCGTCAGCGTGGTCCGTTCCGTCGCGCCGGAGCTGCGGCTCATCACGCGCGCCACGTCCCCCGAGGGCTTCCAGGGGTTGCAGAGCCTGGGAGCGCAGCACATCCTGACCGCCCCGCGCGAGGTGGCGGCCGGGATTCTGGACCTGCTGACCCCGCCGGAGGTGACGCGCGCCGACATCACCCGTCACCTCGCGGAGCATCCGCCCGTGACCCTGAGTGCCACGCAACGCGCGCAGTGCGAGCACGCCGCGCACAACGCCGGGCCGGTCACCCCGGAGGCGGACGTGTGCCTGGAGTGCGTGGCGGCGGGTGACACCTGGGTTCACCTGCGGGTGTGCATGACCTGCGGGCACGTGGGCTGCTGCGATTCCAGCAAGAACAAACACGCCACCGCGCACGCCCGGCGGCAGGATCACCCGGTCATCCGCAGCGCCGAACCGGGCGAGACCTGGGCCTACTGCTACGAGCATCACTGGACGAAGTAGGGGGATCGACGATGGGTGATAGAGGACCAGCCCCCATCACCCATCAACCATCTACTCTGTCCTATTTACTCTGTTCCCCGCCCGG from Deinococcus seoulensis carries:
- a CDS encoding sensor histidine kinase — its product is MTPTTQTTPDPARDPAPRALLGLLLSREDLLLALLPTLISVALLTVAFLPAFRSLNNPQTTWSGYNYQGFLNRVLQYARATTDPSITPEQTNRKREQVLSDILTAAHQATGDHPDSMFAELPERERDAGVRLNDIAPLVRSGTPADAAQAVRIAEQLNAAAHTHLTLVRNQLSRNLQFMQITVLLAALISGTLGSALILRSLNAARREQDARHARETQHREALSMAAHELRRPLQALLLATDALRGTENLRMREQLLRRIEDQAAQLAVRTDLERLELMYTNIAPRPERTDLNALLTRLETERVRTRRPPTPTHVTADPNHLRQILENLIENAQRYSQDLILITLDGPTPGHGPVIRVLDNGPGLPHDLLERVFDVGYRKPGTPHREGQGLGLPVARRLARANHADITLHSPEGGGLEARVTFPAPTPDPTTEHPHPTPTP
- a CDS encoding ATP-binding protein; translation: MPDAHPNPLDLTHLKELLEDTKLEPQRVTEEATTLLTRARESGDLKAEHMLLLVLGAAQMELGKAASARLLLDEALDLAGDHSEMCARTYLERLRLLLGHSDNLTAQDDYTALSELLPYFTDTVEHISALNVLAGAAYRREDLAGTLQWLEQAKQVALENHDMGSFAKVAGNMSILYSDTGQFAPALRNAQEFLRYSTSKNKPAAVSQIVATYMTVDKYQEAVDIADEYLSLIEINTLSNSDKLLLNNKADCLIQLKRFDEASAIIENNNLHADENMRIKMYALDTLGTAQWHLQDVSKSRMCLAESIRLCYELKLQLASANPLVGLAELELDHDVSLALSYGRQALEALEEESTNPRLWSRALHVLSRGHAALGEFREAYEFGEQHRALQARLDREAEQQRLDVAFAELEVERTQVVAEIQRTALGQARGEVAALHAHLESRVEQRTRELQAANEELSAFAWSLSHYLRTPMQLVMGHADLLVSVPEAERAAHAEGIMQSIGRMSEMLDGLLRYAERHLKPLESRPVAVGELVDQAWTELALGDGVQLVVNPLPVVVGDPAALRLVFRNLLANAAQHSRGREGARVVVRAGLEGGMHVIEVQDNGVGFDPGAAQRLFRVFSQLPAGQSFEGLGLGLADVWRVVIAHGGHVRTEGRPGEGASFFVYLPATPELVLGAPASA
- a CDS encoding cation:proton antiporter; amino-acid sequence: MSRFVLLFLLAGSALAAAPEAHAGPPAFLVQLTLLLGVSALAAYLSFRLRLIPIIGFLVAGVVAGPGALGLIRDQELISAASEVGVMLLLFTIGIEFSLERLSRIARQIFVGGGLQVGLTVLAGAGALLLAGVGAPDAVFTGCLIALSSTAIVMRLLGERGETNGPAGQVSLGILIFQDLAVVLMVLLIPMLAGQGGGALGVLVALAKAGGIIAFVLIAARRIVPPVMEVVARTCSSEIFLLTVVALCFGTASLTAMAGVSLALGAFLAGLLVSDSRYGAQAMGEILPLQILFSAAFFLSVGLQLNLGFLAGNLGVVLGAAALIAALKVGVTFVSVRLLGESTRTALPVSFLTAQVGEFSFVLATTGTALGLSFAGMGAQGSGVFIAATVLLMAFTPALNALADALGRRLPAPAPASAAGGSGGAGLAAAGPGGGEAHGLPVAGRVVFAGYGAHARLAARALSRAGVPYSVITRNPDGASELEGRGAPVLIADYTRAGLLRELEIGSARALVIVDDDTEMTERTVSVVRSVAPELRLITRATSPEGFQGLQSLGAQHILTAPREVAAGILDLLTPPEVTRADITRHLAEHPPVTLSATQRAQCEHAAHNAGPVTPEADVCLECVAAGDTWVHLRVCMTCGHVGCCDSSKNKHATAHARRQDHPVIRSAEPGETWAYCYEHHWTK